Proteins encoded by one window of Nocardia goodfellowii:
- the aceA gene encoding isocitrate lyase — MSTTGTPKTAAEIQQDWDTNPRWKGITRNYTAEQVVKLQGTVVEEHTLARRGSEILWDLVNNEDYINSLGALTGNQAVQQVRAGLKAIYLSGWQVAGDANLSGHTYPDQSLYPANSVPNVVRRINNALLRADEIAKVEDDTSVANWLAPIVADAEAGFGGALNAYELQKAMIAAGAAGVHWEDQLASEKKCGHLGGKVLIPTQQHIRTLTSARLAADVAGVPSVIIARTDAEAATLITSDVDERDREFLDGTRTAEGFFGVKNGIEPCIARAKAYAPYSDLIWMETGVPDLEVARKFAEAVRGEFPDQLLAYNCSPSFNWKAHLDDATIAKFQRELGAMGFKFQFITLAGFHSLNYGMFDLAHGYAREGMTAFVDLQEREFKAAKERGFTAVKHQREVGAGYFDTIATTVDPNTSTAALKGSTEEGQFH, encoded by the coding sequence ATGTCGACCACCGGCACCCCGAAGACCGCCGCGGAAATCCAGCAGGACTGGGACACCAATCCCCGTTGGAAGGGCATCACCCGCAACTACACCGCCGAGCAGGTTGTGAAGCTGCAGGGCACCGTCGTCGAGGAGCACACCCTCGCGCGTCGCGGCTCGGAGATCCTGTGGGATCTCGTCAACAACGAGGACTACATCAACTCGCTCGGCGCCCTCACCGGCAACCAGGCCGTGCAGCAGGTGCGCGCCGGCCTGAAGGCCATCTACCTGTCCGGCTGGCAGGTCGCCGGTGACGCGAACCTGTCCGGCCACACCTACCCGGACCAGTCGCTGTACCCGGCCAACTCGGTGCCGAACGTGGTCCGTCGCATCAACAACGCGCTGCTGCGCGCCGACGAGATCGCCAAGGTCGAGGACGACACCTCGGTCGCCAACTGGCTCGCCCCGATCGTCGCCGACGCCGAAGCCGGCTTCGGTGGCGCGCTGAACGCCTACGAGCTGCAGAAGGCCATGATCGCGGCCGGCGCCGCGGGCGTGCACTGGGAAGACCAGCTCGCCTCGGAGAAGAAGTGCGGCCACCTCGGCGGCAAGGTGCTGATCCCGACCCAGCAGCACATCCGCACCCTGACCTCGGCTCGCCTCGCGGCCGACGTCGCCGGTGTCCCGTCGGTCATCATCGCGCGCACCGACGCCGAGGCCGCCACCCTGATCACCTCCGATGTCGACGAGCGCGACCGGGAGTTCCTGGACGGCACCCGTACCGCCGAGGGCTTCTTCGGTGTGAAGAACGGCATCGAGCCCTGCATCGCGCGTGCCAAGGCCTACGCGCCGTACTCCGACCTCATCTGGATGGAGACCGGCGTGCCGGACCTCGAGGTCGCGCGCAAGTTCGCCGAGGCCGTCCGTGGCGAGTTCCCGGACCAGCTGCTGGCCTACAACTGCTCGCCTTCGTTCAACTGGAAGGCGCACCTGGACGACGCGACCATCGCGAAGTTCCAGCGTGAGCTCGGCGCGATGGGCTTCAAGTTCCAGTTCATCACCCTGGCCGGCTTCCACTCGCTGAACTACGGCATGTTCGACCTGGCGCACGGCTACGCCCGCGAGGGCATGACCGCGTTCGTCGACCTGCAGGAGCGCGAGTTCAAGGCCGCCAAGGAGCGTGGCTTCACCGCCGTCAAGCACCAGCGTGAGGTCGGTGCCGGCTACTTCGACACCATCGCCACCACCGTGGACCCGAACACCTCCACCGCGGCCCTGAAGGGCTCGACCGAAGAGGGTCAGTTCCACTGA
- a CDS encoding lipase family protein — MRKLCAAALVAAASLLSLPTAGADPAVGSVESVTALTPAATLPGSVHGARLLYRTTTAGAAPTTASAAVYFPPGEPPADGWPVIAWAHGTVGLGDECAYSVAGPSAVERDWAYLGTWLRQGYAIVAADYAGLGAEGEHPYLNGIVEAHNVVDAVKAATRQYDSLSKKWVTVGQSQGGGAAVFVARYASEFGGGELDYRGAVGTGVPAYIEDILLPLGPGVPPVELGPHSTAYVLYILNGLRTSYPELNIESYLTDSGRHWLERARTSCIEPFGNELGAAGVILGDLFSRPLLQIPDLPGVLTRTMGLPETGYDKPLFLGQGLRDTDVITPATLLFAEKLRANGQPVTLRTYDEDHSGAVNASLVDSIPFVRGLFG, encoded by the coding sequence TTGCGGAAACTGTGCGCCGCCGCTCTGGTCGCGGCCGCCTCCCTGTTGTCCCTGCCCACGGCCGGTGCGGACCCGGCGGTGGGCAGTGTCGAGTCGGTGACCGCGCTGACTCCGGCGGCGACATTGCCCGGTTCGGTGCACGGCGCGCGCCTGCTCTACCGGACCACCACCGCCGGTGCCGCGCCCACCACCGCGAGTGCCGCGGTTTATTTCCCGCCGGGCGAGCCGCCCGCCGACGGCTGGCCGGTGATTGCCTGGGCGCATGGCACCGTCGGACTCGGGGACGAGTGCGCCTACAGCGTCGCCGGGCCGTCGGCGGTCGAGCGGGACTGGGCATACCTGGGGACCTGGCTGCGGCAGGGATACGCGATCGTCGCCGCCGACTACGCGGGGCTGGGCGCCGAGGGCGAGCATCCCTATTTGAACGGGATCGTGGAGGCGCACAACGTGGTCGACGCGGTCAAGGCCGCGACCAGGCAGTACGACTCGCTGTCGAAGAAGTGGGTGACCGTCGGCCAGTCCCAGGGCGGCGGCGCGGCGGTGTTCGTCGCGCGCTACGCGAGCGAGTTCGGCGGCGGCGAGCTGGATTACCGCGGCGCGGTGGGCACCGGTGTGCCGGCCTATATCGAGGACATTCTGCTGCCGCTGGGACCCGGCGTGCCGCCGGTCGAACTGGGTCCGCACAGCACCGCCTACGTGCTGTACATCCTCAACGGCCTGCGCACCAGCTATCCCGAGCTGAATATCGAGTCCTACCTGACCGATTCCGGCCGGCACTGGCTGGAGCGGGCGCGCACCTCGTGTATCGAGCCGTTCGGCAACGAACTCGGCGCGGCCGGCGTCATCCTCGGCGACCTCTTCTCCCGTCCGCTGCTGCAGATCCCGGACCTGCCGGGTGTGCTCACCCGGACCATGGGCCTGCCCGAAACCGGTTACGACAAGCCGCTTTTCCTCGGTCAGGGCCTGCGCGACACCGATGTCATCACGCCCGCGACGCTGCTCTTCGCGGAGAAGCTGCGGGCCAACGGCCAGCCGGTGACGTTGCGAACCTACGACGAGGACCACAGCGGAGCGGTGAACGCCTCCCTGGTGGATTCGATCCCGTTCGTGCGCGGCCTGTTCGGCTGA
- a CDS encoding AI-2E family transporter — protein MPGEDDFTPPTKSAETALTESTTNAVVTAEMTAGPPPWLLRAFLLAAATVGGLIAGFWVLQRLQGLLTVLMVSLFLAFAIEPAVNWLAARGVRRGPATGVVFLGLVLVAVGFVWTLGALLVDQVTTLVRNAPQYADEAVDWFNNTFHQDISGTDIQKYATQWSDKLQGVLTGLAGDAWGIGTAAIGALFQVLGVLLFTYYFAADGPRFRNAVCSLLPPRRQRHVLRAWDIAVDKTGGYIYSRALLALCSTLAHYVALRVLDVPSAFALALWVGVLSQFIPTVGTYLAGALPVIVALVDSPATALWILGFILLYQQFENYVLQPRITATTLDMHPAVAFGAVLAGAAILGPTGALLAIPVTATVQAFAGAYIRRYEVKTDIKDIPPEPPKRKPRKWTRQMTIRFIGRPVQ, from the coding sequence GTGCCTGGGGAAGACGATTTCACGCCACCCACCAAATCCGCCGAGACCGCGTTGACCGAATCGACGACCAACGCCGTGGTCACCGCCGAGATGACGGCCGGACCGCCCCCCTGGCTCCTGCGGGCGTTCCTGCTCGCCGCCGCCACCGTCGGCGGGCTCATCGCCGGATTCTGGGTGCTGCAACGGCTCCAAGGTCTGCTCACTGTGCTCATGGTCTCGCTGTTCCTGGCCTTCGCCATCGAACCGGCGGTGAACTGGCTCGCCGCTCGCGGGGTGCGGCGCGGCCCGGCCACCGGCGTCGTATTCCTCGGCTTGGTGCTCGTGGCGGTCGGTTTCGTGTGGACACTGGGCGCACTGCTGGTCGACCAGGTCACCACGCTGGTGCGCAACGCGCCGCAATACGCCGACGAGGCCGTCGACTGGTTCAACAACACCTTCCACCAGGACATCTCCGGCACCGACATCCAGAAATACGCCACCCAGTGGAGCGACAAACTCCAGGGCGTGCTCACCGGCCTGGCCGGAGACGCCTGGGGCATCGGCACGGCCGCGATCGGCGCGCTGTTCCAGGTACTCGGCGTGCTGCTGTTCACCTACTACTTCGCCGCCGACGGACCGCGCTTCCGTAACGCGGTCTGCTCGCTGTTGCCGCCGCGCCGGCAACGACATGTGTTGCGGGCCTGGGACATCGCCGTCGACAAGACCGGCGGCTACATCTACTCCCGAGCCCTGCTCGCGCTGTGCTCCACCCTCGCGCACTATGTCGCACTGCGCGTGCTCGACGTGCCCTCGGCATTCGCGCTCGCGCTGTGGGTGGGCGTGCTCTCGCAGTTCATCCCCACCGTGGGCACCTATCTCGCGGGCGCGCTCCCGGTGATCGTCGCACTGGTGGACAGCCCCGCCACCGCCCTGTGGATCCTCGGCTTCATCCTGCTCTACCAGCAGTTCGAAAACTATGTGCTGCAACCGCGTATCACCGCGACCACGCTCGACATGCACCCCGCCGTCGCCTTCGGCGCGGTCCTGGCGGGCGCCGCGATATTGGGGCCGACCGGTGCGCTACTGGCCATCCCCGTCACAGCCACGGTGCAGGCCTTCGCGGGCGCATACATCCGGCGCTACGAGGTCAAGACCGATATCAAGGACATCCCGCCGGAACCGCCGAAGCGGAAGCCGCGAAAGTGGACCCGGCAGATGACGATTCGGTTCATCGGCCGCCCGGTGCAGTGA
- a CDS encoding GntR family transcriptional regulator yields MPEIEEVLPKYLQISGYIRDQIMSGELAPGAEVPSERELAAAWKVARPTASKALNTLRQQGLVISQRGSGTYVADSRIAPQARERYERARRYGTMYTEQESVTVLSAELLDGPDHVTSALRIAKGSSVIARRRLVSNESGLSELATSWFPGALAETAEGLLSLERLPGGTAQYVESVTGRKVAYARDQVSARLATEAEREHLALPEPAAVLAYRLTVHALDNTVLQFDEAVYPQEWWAFQQEYSIGS; encoded by the coding sequence GTGCCCGAAATCGAAGAAGTGCTCCCGAAGTACCTGCAGATCTCGGGTTATATCCGCGACCAGATCATGAGCGGCGAACTGGCGCCCGGTGCGGAGGTGCCCTCCGAACGGGAACTGGCCGCCGCCTGGAAGGTCGCGCGGCCGACCGCGTCCAAAGCGCTGAACACGTTGCGGCAGCAAGGATTAGTGATCTCCCAGCGCGGCTCCGGCACCTACGTGGCCGACAGCCGGATCGCGCCGCAGGCCCGCGAGCGCTACGAGCGGGCCCGGCGCTACGGCACCATGTATACCGAGCAGGAATCGGTGACGGTGCTGTCCGCCGAGCTGCTGGACGGCCCCGATCACGTCACCTCCGCGCTGCGAATCGCCAAGGGCAGCAGCGTCATCGCCCGTCGCCGGCTGGTCAGCAACGAATCCGGGCTGAGCGAGTTGGCGACCTCCTGGTTTCCCGGCGCGCTGGCCGAGACCGCCGAGGGGTTGCTGAGCCTGGAACGCCTGCCCGGCGGCACCGCCCAGTACGTCGAATCGGTGACCGGCCGCAAAGTCGCCTACGCTCGCGATCAGGTGAGCGCGCGACTGGCGACCGAGGCCGAGCGCGAACACCTCGCCCTGCCCGAACCCGCTGCGGTGCTGGCCTATCGGCTCACCGTGCACGCGCTGGACAACACGGTGCTGCAGTTCGACGAGGCGGTGTATCCGCAGGAGTGGTGGGCTTTCCAGCAGGAATACTCGATCGGCTCGTAA
- a CDS encoding ESX secretion-associated protein EspG has product MRWVLTPDEFTYVWENETNLDRRPYPVNLMPASLVRTETEYAALRLPQRFARQADPDLAAALMLCARNDATTLTLSGERGADRVLVFAAAVHHHAAILIGTPEKVTVLMCHARNLGERLVQIIGSNRPGRQGALRENQDAVLNQVDANANGHRGAARFRKMLRQPTDGRGFLTVTVEPDKPMSPPTRHRTWLDVSGDGRYLLTTAHDLILTPVSDAEFAAQLLRLAQIR; this is encoded by the coding sequence GTGAGATGGGTACTCACCCCGGACGAATTCACCTACGTCTGGGAGAACGAAACGAATCTGGACCGGCGGCCCTACCCGGTCAACCTGATGCCCGCCTCGCTGGTGCGCACCGAAACCGAGTACGCCGCACTGCGTCTGCCGCAGCGTTTCGCCCGGCAGGCCGACCCCGATCTGGCCGCGGCGCTGATGCTCTGCGCACGCAACGACGCCACCACCCTCACCCTCTCCGGCGAGCGCGGCGCCGACCGCGTGCTCGTCTTCGCGGCCGCCGTGCACCACCATGCCGCCATCCTGATCGGCACGCCCGAGAAGGTGACGGTGCTGATGTGCCATGCGCGCAATCTGGGTGAGCGCCTGGTGCAGATCATCGGCTCGAATCGACCGGGCCGCCAGGGCGCGCTGCGCGAAAACCAGGACGCGGTGCTCAATCAGGTCGACGCGAACGCCAACGGACACCGCGGCGCCGCGCGATTCCGCAAGATGCTGCGCCAGCCGACCGACGGCCGCGGTTTCCTCACCGTCACCGTGGAACCGGACAAGCCGATGTCCCCGCCCACCCGGCACCGCACCTGGCTCGATGTCAGCGGGGACGGCCGCTACCTGCTCACCACCGCACACGACCTGATCCTCACCCCGGTCTCCGACGCGGAGTTCGCCGCCCAGTTGTTGCGCCTGGCCCAAATCCGCTGA
- a CDS encoding polyphosphate kinase 2 family protein gives MATWTMPATEALRADGLRLEDLNTSGTPGFAGDKKAGQRLLTERAAVLSDLQERLYANGRSGDHRSVLLVLQGMDTAGKGGIVRHVIGSVDPQGVDHAAFGVPTPEERQHHYLWRIRNALPRAGQLGVFDRSHYEDVLVVRVHDLVPRSEWEPRYDEINAFEQEVVEQGTTLVKVAMFVSLDEQKRRLRERLVRPDKYWKFNPSDIDERAYWPAYQEAYQAMLDRTSTEYAPWYVLPTDKKWYSRLAVTELLIEALRQLKLEWPPAAFDVAEQQRRLDADGA, from the coding sequence ATGGCGACGTGGACCATGCCCGCGACCGAGGCCTTGCGGGCCGACGGGCTGCGGCTCGAAGATCTGAACACCTCCGGCACACCCGGCTTCGCCGGTGACAAGAAGGCCGGCCAGCGACTGCTGACCGAACGCGCCGCGGTGCTCTCGGACTTGCAGGAGCGGCTCTACGCCAACGGCCGTTCCGGCGATCACCGCAGCGTGCTGCTGGTGCTGCAGGGCATGGACACCGCGGGCAAGGGCGGCATCGTCCGGCACGTGATCGGCTCGGTCGATCCGCAGGGCGTCGACCACGCGGCCTTCGGCGTGCCGACGCCGGAGGAGCGGCAGCACCACTATCTGTGGCGGATCCGCAACGCGCTGCCGCGGGCGGGTCAGCTGGGCGTTTTCGACCGCTCGCACTACGAGGACGTGCTCGTCGTCCGGGTGCACGACCTGGTGCCGCGGTCGGAGTGGGAACCGCGCTACGACGAGATCAACGCCTTCGAACAGGAAGTGGTGGAACAGGGCACCACGCTGGTGAAGGTGGCCATGTTCGTCTCGCTCGACGAACAGAAGCGGCGGCTGCGCGAACGCCTGGTGCGGCCCGACAAATACTGGAAGTTCAATCCTTCCGATATCGACGAGCGTGCCTACTGGCCCGCCTATCAGGAGGCCTATCAGGCGATGCTGGACCGCACCAGCACCGAGTACGCCCCCTGGTACGTGCTGCCCACCGACAAGAAGTGGTACTCCCGCCTGGCGGTCACCGAACTGCTCATCGAAGCGCTGCGGCAGTTGAAATTGGAGTGGCCACCGGCGGCGTTCGATGTGGCCGAACAGCAACGCCGGTTGGACGCCGACGGGGCGTGA
- a CDS encoding DsbA family protein has protein sequence MSKNPGGRKNPNPLAAVQQADRNRNLAIQIGVAAVIIGLIAAIGIGIALKKKEKDDPGPTPSIPAAAAANGVTGSLTDNGSIRIGKPEAKTTVRVVADLQCPACQGFEAQYKDLLEKNVADGKIAVEYNIISFLDKASGTEYSTRAANASYCVAEADPAKYQTWLSAMFTAQPPEGAGGLTNDQIIAISKQAGYGDDVASCINDQKYSKYVKLKTEEAFDSGVQQTPTVFVDGKQVNPAQLEQAIAGAAGQ, from the coding sequence GTGAGCAAGAACCCGGGTGGGCGAAAGAATCCGAATCCGCTGGCGGCGGTGCAGCAGGCCGACCGGAACCGCAACCTCGCGATCCAGATCGGTGTGGCCGCCGTCATCATCGGCCTGATCGCGGCCATCGGCATCGGCATCGCGCTGAAGAAGAAGGAAAAGGACGACCCGGGCCCGACCCCGTCCATTCCCGCCGCCGCGGCCGCGAACGGCGTCACCGGTTCGCTCACCGACAACGGCTCCATCCGCATCGGCAAGCCGGAGGCGAAGACCACCGTGCGCGTGGTCGCCGATCTGCAGTGCCCCGCCTGCCAGGGCTTCGAGGCCCAGTACAAGGACCTGCTGGAGAAGAATGTCGCCGACGGCAAGATCGCCGTCGAATACAACATCATCTCGTTCCTGGACAAGGCCTCCGGCACCGAGTACTCCACGCGCGCGGCGAACGCGTCCTACTGTGTCGCCGAAGCGGATCCGGCCAAGTACCAGACTTGGCTGAGCGCCATGTTCACCGCGCAGCCGCCGGAGGGCGCGGGCGGTCTGACCAACGACCAGATCATCGCGATCAGCAAGCAGGCCGGTTACGGCGATGACGTCGCGAGCTGCATCAACGACCAGAAGTACAGCAAGTACGTCAAGCTGAAGACCGAGGAAGCCTTCGACTCCGGCGTCCAGCAGACGCCGACGGTGTTCGTCGACGGCAAGCAGGTCAACCCGGCGCAGCTGGAGCAGGCGATCGCGGGAGCAGCGGGGCAGTGA
- a CDS encoding vitamin K epoxide reductase family protein encodes MIDAPPRSAWLLLLGGLAGWLASVTLTVERIRLYTDSGYRPSCSINPILSCGTVMERPQASVFFDMPNPLIGIVGFSVVVTLGVLAVAGTRIPRWVWGGLWLGTLLGTGFICWLIFQSLYRINALCPYCMVVWVIIVPLLAVLTQILWGGSRGPLGVAAEWRWTVVAVYYAVVLLLVFLRFQDYWMTLV; translated from the coding sequence GTGATCGACGCGCCACCCCGGTCCGCCTGGCTGCTGTTGCTGGGCGGGCTGGCCGGCTGGCTGGCCTCGGTGACCTTGACCGTCGAACGGATCAGGCTCTACACCGACTCCGGCTACCGCCCCTCCTGCAGTATCAATCCGATCCTGTCCTGCGGGACCGTGATGGAACGGCCGCAGGCGTCGGTCTTCTTCGATATGCCCAACCCGCTGATCGGCATTGTCGGATTCTCGGTGGTCGTTACCCTGGGCGTGCTCGCGGTCGCCGGCACCCGGATTCCGCGCTGGGTCTGGGGTGGGCTGTGGCTGGGCACCTTGCTGGGCACCGGCTTCATCTGCTGGCTCATCTTCCAGAGCCTCTACCGCATCAACGCGCTGTGCCCGTACTGCATGGTGGTCTGGGTGATCATCGTGCCGCTGCTGGCGGTGCTCACCCAGATCCTGTGGGGCGGGTCGCGTGGGCCGCTCGGGGTCGCCGCGGAATGGCGGTGGACCGTGGTCGCGGTGTACTACGCGGTGGTGCTGCTGCTGGTGTTCCTGCGGTTCCAGGATTACTGGATGACGCTGGTCTAG
- a CDS encoding alpha/beta fold hydrolase: MRALLTTALTGLSSALFDSHRANLRSRTYATAAFNPPTVSHEVVPVTTRDGARLRVHSYGPKNAPAIVLVHGWTCAIEYWNAQINAFAGEYRVIAYDQRGHGASEFGSSELSMDLLADDLAAVLDATLGAEERAVLVGHSLGGMTLQAWAGRYPEQVPARARAVLLTNTAAAHLIFETTVVPLFNRPARLLKLKVPLPFLLGRYGLGCPIVFPPIAPVKWLFARQIMSTAAAGDLLDFSLNIVRSCPALVRARFGFLLAEMDLGESARKLVVPTTIVAGSFDDMTPVAHAEHIAEMLRKTGSFVRMTVLPTGHLGNTEAYEQFNDELARVLDAAYHRRTAATG, translated from the coding sequence ATGCGTGCCCTGCTGACGACGGCGTTGACCGGCCTATCCAGTGCCCTGTTCGACAGCCATCGTGCGAACCTGCGTTCCCGTACCTACGCGACCGCGGCGTTCAATCCGCCCACCGTTTCGCACGAGGTCGTCCCGGTGACCACTCGGGACGGCGCGCGGCTGCGGGTGCACTCCTACGGTCCGAAAAACGCACCGGCGATCGTGCTGGTGCACGGCTGGACCTGTGCCATCGAATACTGGAACGCCCAGATCAACGCCTTCGCCGGCGAGTACCGCGTCATCGCCTACGACCAGCGCGGCCACGGCGCGAGCGAATTCGGCTCCAGCGAGCTCAGCATGGACCTCTTGGCCGACGACCTGGCCGCCGTGCTCGACGCCACCCTGGGCGCGGAGGAGCGCGCGGTGCTGGTCGGCCACAGCCTCGGCGGCATGACGCTCCAGGCCTGGGCCGGGCGCTACCCGGAACAGGTGCCGGCGCGCGCCCGCGCGGTGCTGCTCACCAATACCGCCGCGGCACATCTGATCTTCGAAACCACCGTGGTGCCGCTGTTCAACCGCCCGGCCCGGCTGCTGAAACTCAAAGTGCCGCTGCCGTTCCTGCTGGGCCGCTACGGTCTCGGGTGCCCGATCGTCTTCCCCCCGATCGCCCCCGTGAAATGGCTGTTCGCCCGGCAGATCATGAGCACCGCCGCGGCGGGCGATCTGCTCGACTTCAGTCTGAACATCGTCCGCTCCTGCCCGGCTCTGGTCCGCGCGCGGTTCGGTTTCCTGCTCGCCGAGATGGATCTCGGCGAATCGGCGCGAAAGCTGGTGGTGCCCACCACGATCGTGGCGGGCTCCTTCGATGACATGACCCCGGTGGCGCATGCCGAGCACATCGCCGAAATGCTCCGGAAGACCGGCAGTTTCGTGCGGATGACGGTGCTGCCGACCGGCCACCTCGGCAACACCGAGGCCTATGAGCAGTTCAACGACGAGCTGGCGCGCGTGCTCGACGCGGCTTACCACCGCCGCACGGCGGCGACCGGGTGA
- a CDS encoding DUF2516 family protein: MQVRFWIEAALWLLALGATIFALIHAIRQRPDAFTAVDKQTKQLWLAILGVSLFLLAIPLLAGGLGGFGLFTFIAIIATGIYLADVRPKVDEVQRGPRW; the protein is encoded by the coding sequence TTGCAGGTGAGATTCTGGATTGAGGCCGCGCTCTGGCTGCTGGCGCTGGGCGCGACGATCTTCGCGCTGATCCACGCGATCCGCCAGCGTCCGGATGCCTTTACCGCGGTGGACAAACAGACCAAGCAACTCTGGCTGGCGATCCTCGGGGTCTCCCTGTTCCTGCTGGCGATTCCCCTGCTCGCGGGCGGCCTGGGCGGCTTCGGACTGTTCACCTTCATCGCGATCATCGCCACCGGTATCTACCTGGCCGACGTGCGTCCGAAAGTGGACGAGGTACAGCGCGGTCCGCGCTGGTAG
- a CDS encoding heparin-binding hemagglutinin, translating into MTEKNVTVTKPLLAAVGAGDAVYTVVTDVVTQVRERAVGTDVSGRVDEARERFAHVPADVQAQFETLRERLAGLPSELPEDLAELREKFTAEELKKLADEYRAKVLDLYADLAVRGEETVERLRANHLVEDQIERVEALYKDATVRAEEALDRVNGLLGRPAKVEDAPVVDAAVVDAPVDAPVVEAEVVQVTTETTPAPEPVKAPAPKKAPAAKKAPAKKAAPKKA; encoded by the coding sequence ATGACCGAAAAGAATGTCACCGTGACCAAGCCGCTGCTCGCCGCCGTGGGCGCGGGCGACGCCGTCTACACCGTCGTCACCGATGTGGTGACCCAGGTGCGTGAGCGCGCCGTCGGCACCGACGTGTCCGGCCGGGTCGACGAGGCCCGCGAGCGCTTCGCCCACGTGCCCGCCGACGTACAGGCTCAGTTCGAGACGCTGCGCGAGCGCCTGGCCGGGCTGCCCTCCGAACTGCCGGAGGATCTGGCCGAGCTGCGCGAGAAGTTCACCGCCGAAGAGCTGAAGAAGCTGGCCGACGAGTACCGCGCCAAGGTGCTCGACCTCTACGCCGACCTGGCCGTGCGCGGCGAGGAGACCGTGGAGCGGCTGCGCGCCAACCACTTGGTCGAGGACCAGATCGAGCGCGTCGAGGCGCTGTACAAGGACGCGACCGTGCGCGCCGAGGAGGCGCTGGATCGGGTGAACGGCCTGCTGGGCCGTCCCGCCAAGGTCGAGGACGCCCCCGTCGTGGACGCGGCCGTCGTCGACGCCCCGGTCGACGCCCCGGTCGTCGAGGCCGAGGTCGTGCAGGTCACCACCGAGACCACGCCGGCCCCGGAGCCGGTCAAGGCCCCCGCCCCGAAGAAGGCGCCGGCCGCGAAGAAGGCTCCCGCCAAGAAGGCCGCCCCTAAGAAGGCGTAA
- a CDS encoding helix-turn-helix domain-containing protein, with the protein MADQPEVSAEYTDRPDEQSEGVGDKVGRAAHDIGGFIRSQREAAQVSLRQLAALAGVSNPYLSQIERGLRNPSAEVLAQIAKALRVSSEVLYVRAGYLEQRPHSPVRDALLADTSISERQKQVLLDIYESFRRENGGDEPGGNAWDSAVPRTTNETPPRQENEEL; encoded by the coding sequence ATGGCAGACCAGCCCGAGGTTTCCGCCGAGTACACCGACAGACCGGACGAGCAATCCGAAGGTGTCGGCGACAAAGTGGGACGTGCAGCGCACGACATCGGCGGTTTCATCAGATCGCAGCGCGAAGCCGCGCAGGTCTCGCTGCGTCAGCTCGCCGCGCTGGCGGGAGTGAGCAATCCGTACCTGAGTCAGATCGAGCGCGGATTGCGTAATCCGTCCGCCGAAGTACTCGCGCAGATCGCCAAGGCACTGCGGGTGTCCTCGGAGGTGTTGTACGTACGGGCTGGCTATCTGGAACAACGGCCGCACAGTCCGGTCCGGGATGCCCTGCTTGCCGACACCTCGATTTCCGAGCGGCAGAAGCAGGTCCTGCTGGATATCTATGAATCGTTTCGCCGGGAAAACGGAGGAGACGAGCCAGGGGGGAATGCATGGGACAGCGCCGTTCCGCGTACGACAAACGAAACTCCGCCACGCCAGGAGAACGAAGAATTATGA